Proteins from one Cyprinus carpio isolate SPL01 chromosome B15, ASM1834038v1, whole genome shotgun sequence genomic window:
- the LOC109113174 gene encoding solute carrier family 35 member F2-like has translation MSSQRRHKMPQEQLDTRCYKIREGLHKWRDIFTWHLFETLLMGQGLSALISGTAVTSQYLASVFYLNTPMLQSFINYTLLGITYTVALIFRRGDGNILHILKTKWWKYLLLGLTDVEANYAVVKAYQYTTLTSIQLLDCFIIPVLMILSWFFLKTCYRIIHYVAVCICLAGVGADIIAGQDQGSCEKQPASPEHTYIIHIA, from the exons ATGAGCTCACAAAGGAGACACAAGATGCCTCAGGAGCAGCTGGACACTCGCTGCTATAAAATAAGAGAAGGACTGCATAAATGGAGGGATATTTTCACATG GCATCTATTCGAAACTTTGCTGATGGGACAAGGCCTCTCAGCACTGATCAGTGGGACTGCTGTAACATCTCAGTATCTGGCGTCCGTTTTCTATCTGAATACACCCATGCTGCAGAGCTTTATTAATTACACCCTTCTTGGCATCACTTACACCGTGGCACTGATCTTCAGAAGAG GTGATggcaatattttgcatattttaaaaacaaaatggtggAAGTATCTATTGTTGGGACTGACAGATGTGGAGGCAAATTACGCAGTGGTGAAAGCATATCAGTACACCACATTAACCAGCATACAG CTGCTGGACTGCTTTATTATCCCGGTTTTGATGATCTTGTCCtggttcttcctgaagacctgctATAGGATCATTCACTATGTAGCTGTATGTATATGTCTGGCTGGGGTGGGAGCGGATATCATTGCTGGCCAAGACCAGGGATCTTGTGAGAAGCAACCTGCTTCTCCAGAACATACATACATCATACATATAgcataa
- the LOC109058034 gene encoding max-binding protein MNT-like, whose protein sequence is MSIETLLEAAKFLELQALQQQKAREENELQERRRREQEAEKRRAEVNSYTQPIRMNHVTWVEESGPDHRHIPVPAQPPPPPPPPTMPITVIPISVVSSTPPALPPPPITALSPSAAPPLTPPRKDTHSLPNQQALHQRPLISSQVKAEPTSLSQSNGTKPAQQLQTYPGPIVTASQHALLPQPGPPSAQSSPAVRGSPPDDHRNFDGKKRPGGAGTREVHNKLEKNRRAHLKECFETLKKNIPNVDEKKTSNLSVLRSALRYIQTLKRKEKDYEHEMERLAREKIALQQRLAELKNELSQRLDVIEIDRVLRQTVQPDDDQASTSTASEGEDNIDEDIEDEMPSALPKVPAALQQDLKKSRPVSSLITQHIHIPHNPSKTLPPIPSAQLSPIAAAAPITAPALTSTPASAPAAQVVTPQTLPPAQTHIVTAASLQPSVIAHAGSASHASVIQTVNRVIQPGSKHVAHIAPSSSSSVQLAPGPQSISHITVAHLPPIYPQPVTVTQPAVMSHIAQTLSHSQMNGTSVTNAQAKQMPVGAQMVTHHPQLVGQTVLNPVTMVTMPSFPVSTLKLA, encoded by the exons ATGAGTATCGAGACGCTTTTAGAGGCGGCGAAGTTTTTGGAATTGCAAGCCCTGCAACAACAGAAAGCACGTG AAGAGAATGAGCTTCAGGAAAGACGGCGCCGTGAGCAAGAGGCGGAGAAGCGGAGAGCAGAAGTTAACTCTTACACTCAACCCATTCGAATGAACCATGTGACCTGGGTGGAGGAGTCCGGCCCTGATCATCGCCACATACCTGTCCCGGCACAgcctcctccccctccccctccccccaccaTGCCCATCACGGTCATCCCCATCTCAGTGGTGTCCTCCACTCCACCCGCTCTGCCCCCGCCCCCCATCACAGCTCTCAGCCCATCGGCAGCGCCCCCCCTCACGCCACCCAGAAAAGACACCCACTCGCTGCCAAACCAGCAGGCACTGCACCAGCGCCCCCTCATCTCGTCTCAGGTGAAGGCAGAGCCCACATCACTGTCTCAGTCTAATGGCACCAAACCAGCCCAGCAGCTCCAAACCTACCCGGGCCCCATCGTCACAgcttcccagcatgcacttctCCCTCAGCCTGGACCTCCTTCAGCCCAATCCAGCCCTGCGGTCAGAGGCAGCCCGCCTGATGACCACCGTAATTTTGATGGCAAGAAGAGACCTGGAGG GGCAGGAACGAGAGAAGTGCACAATAAGCTTGAAAAAAACAG ACGTGCTCACTTAAAGGAGTGTTTTGAGACCCTGAAGAAGAACATCCCTAATGTTGATGAAAAGAAGACCTCCAATCTGAGTGTTCTGAGAAGTGCTTTGCGATACATTCAG ACTCTGAAAAGGAAGGAGAAGGACTACGAGCATGAGATGGAGCGTTTGGCGCGGGAGAAGATCGCCTTGCAGCAGAGACTGGCCGAGCTCAAGAACGAGCTGAGTCAGCGGTTGGACGTGATTGAGATCGACCGTGTTCTTCGACAGACTGTCCAGCCAGATGATGACCAGGCCTCCACCTCCACTGCCTCAG AAGGTGAAGACAACATTGATGAAGATATCGAAGACGAGATGCCCAGCGCCTTACCCAAAGTGCCTGCTGCGCTTCAGCAAGATTTAAAGAAGTCCCGTCCTGTGTCATCCCTCATAACACAGCACATCCACATCCCTCACAATCCATCGAAGACTTTACCCCCCATTCCCTCAGCTCAACTCTCCCCCATCGCTGCCGCCGCTCCAATCACAGCTCCCGCTCTGACCTCAACCCCAGCGTCCGCTCCTGCTGCCCAGGTGGTGACCCCGCAGACACTACCTCCAGCCCAGACCCATATAGTGACCGCGGCCAGCCTGCAGCCTTCCGTCATCGCCCACGCGGGATCGGCGTCACACGCCTCCGTCATTCAAACCGTCAACCGCGTGATCCAGCCGGGCTCCAAGCATGTGGCCCACATCGCTCCTTCCTCCTCGAGCTCAGTGCAGCTGGCCCCAGGACCTCAATCCATTAGCCACATCACTGTCGCCCATCTTCCGCCAATCTACCCACAGCCTGTCACAGTCACACAGCCGGCAGTCATGAGCCACATCGCGCAAACACTCTCTCACAGCCAGATGAACGGCACTTCGGTGACCAACGCGCAAGCCAAGCAAATGCCAGTGGGTGCTCAGATGGTTACCCATCACCCTCAACTGGTGGGCCAGACCGTCCTCAACCCAGTCACAATGGTGACCATGCCCTCCTTCCCAGTCAGCACGCTAAAGCTGGCCTGA